tacaTTCTATCCTTAAATTTCAGTCATATCTTCCGTCATTCTGCTTCTTCCTAGAGTTTAATTTCCCACACTAATTTTGGGTTCATtgttgtgataataataataataataataataataataataataataataataataataataataatgtctttctCCGTAGAGATATTCTTTATCAAATGAGTACCTATTTTTCCCACACTAAATTATACTATTGTGTCTCTAAGTTTCACAGAACTGAATTTACAGGTCAAGAGCTGTGATCTTTCCTTACCTCGTTTCTTGTATGTGTAATTTAATGTTATTTTCTCTATGCAAACCACATACCTATACCATGACTCAGACATGACACTGCTTGTATCCCTCAGCCCCTCAACTGGGCTGTCACCCGAAGTCTCTAAAAGCCGTAATTCACAAACAAACTAAAATAAAGGATACTTTAATCCCTACGATAGGaattgaaatatattttgaatGCATAGTCTGAAAAGATACATGCATTTAGATACACATTTCTCTGGTGAATACACAAATACACTCCATTCTAGATACATATAGCCGTATATGACCACCTCTTCTTATTGTGATTGATTATACTGACAAATGAAGAATAAGTGTGAGTGACAGGGAATATCGAAGAGTGGAGGTTGATAGCTGGGGTGCATAGAGGCACACATTTCCACTCCACGACGGTTAGGTTCGCCTGGGGCCCAGTCACTGGAGGAGACCGGTGTCCCGTCAATCCAGGAAAACTCACCGTTTTTCATTTCGTCTCTGATGCCCATGAAAACATGATGATATACTGTGTTCCGACAaaaagagagattattattataatcaaaaagaagcgctaagccacaaggtcaaaaagagagagagggaagggttcATTAGTAATCAAAACGACTGGAAATTTAAGTATGAGGCGTTGCGCACTAGTACAAACTTTCACCCACACTCAAATGTACATACATGCTCGTATAACAACATACACGCACGTAAAGTACACCCCTCCCCCgcccacacgcacgcacacacaaagacacacacatgcatgcacacatacacacacacacacacacacacacacacacacacacacacacacacacacacacacacatacacacacacataggggacatgataacatgtaaaatactgagaggaatcgacaaggtggacagtgataagatgttccagagatgggacacagcgacaaggggtcataattggaagttgaagactcagatgagccacagggatgttaggaagtatttcttcagagttgtcaggcagtggagtatttcttcagagttgtcaggcagtggaatagtctggaaagtgaggtggaggcaggatccatatatagctttaagaagaggtataataacggtcatggagcagggagtgcgTGACCcaatagcaatcagtgaagaggcggggccagaagctatgacttgacccctgcaaccaacaaTTAGCTGAGTGAGTACACATACTGAGATAACTAAAGTGTCGCATTTAACAAGCTCATATTAAGGAGCATAGGAACGGTGTCAACACTGAGCAAGACCACAACACATCGCTGGAAACAAGGTAACTACCACACAGCTGTAGACCACAACACGTCGGCTGGAAACAAGGTAACTACCACACAGCTGTAGACCACAACACGTCGGCTGGAAACAAGGTACCTACCACACAGCTGTAGATCACAACACGTCGGCTGGAAACAAGGTAACTACCACACAGCTGTAGACCACAACACGTCGGCTGGAAACAAGGTAACTACCACACAGCTGTTGATCACAACACGTCGGCTGGAAACAAGGTAACTACCACACAGCTGTAGACCACAACACGTCGGCTGGAAACAAGGTAACTACCACACAGCTGTTGATCACAACACGTCGGCTGGAAACAAGGTAACTACCACACAGCTGTAGACCACAACACGTCGGCTGGAAACAAGGTAACTACCACACAGCTGTAGACCACAACACGTCGGTTGGAAACAAGGTAACTACCACACAGCTGTAGACCACAACACGTCGGTTGGAAACAAGGTAACTACCACAAAGCTGCAGACCTGCAAGTGTGATCCCCATATAAAAGGGAAAACTAAAACACTACAATATAAATCGGACTTGCTGACTAACACACTATGGTGCTACAAAAATAAAAGAAAGAAAGGTGTTGTTTAGTACAGACATAATATACAAACAAGACGGttgcaactacgggagtaccaattCGGGGCTTCCTAGaagtgaaacaccctgtataatAGATGACTGTCTTGGGTTATACAGACGGCAAATCTTTTACGAATCTCCAAAAGTTTTATGACAGTGATGGAAATGAAAGTGAGagaagccataccacgggtggggtttgaacccgcggtcagagagtctcaaaactccagacagtcccGTTAGCCACTGGCCCAGCTAGCTTCGATAAGAtccgtccaactaggtatatttctacaccataggcaggttagcataggcaccactgtgtccacaaatacacgtttttacagacgaatctcccgctagcatggccgtgacgaactctagctcaagtcccctcgcgggatcaaaccccacccgtggtatggtttgtttgcaatcgtgtcattacgatttcgtgagtcaagtgagAGAAGTCTGCGGTAGACTCTCATCTTGGACTGCAGGGGAGACACTGGGCTGTGACAGCTTCATTATGGTTACAAACTGGTCACATACAGGAAATGTTGGCCGAGTTTCACCTGCAGGTAAGACCCGTCAGAGGAATCTCTTCCAAAACAAAAATGTATATGTTGATGTCAGTACTGCGATAAAAGAGAAATGAACACCTCATTGGAGGTATTAACcctcatataaaaaaaaaacaggaaaacaaaaattGTTGAATATTTCGGCCTCTAACTGAAGTCTTTATCGGAAGATACAGAAATGCACTCGGATGTGCCGGGTATAGGAAAAAAATGTTCAAtatttgggtgtctttattttgGAAAAGCTTCGCCATGCAGTGACTTCTACAGTCCAATGCAACACattgactgaacacattgactccaggccaagggattgattacctcaaactcctcctcatcttccacctttcagTGCACTagaacgtttccagaataaaaatatccatatgttgcacaagtatctcaatTATCAACCTGTCTGATTTGTAAAGCGTTTATTCACGTaggaagaaaatatttaaacTGCCCCCAAACAAAGATACGCTTATACAAACCATTTTTGTCCACAGCGAAAGCCGCGAGAGCATAGAGATGTTTACGTGTAGCCATGTCTCCCATCATTTCCTTGCAGTACTGGCGTGCCTTACCATAGGGGCGTTTGAGTTTACTCAAGTAAAAGCACTGGTCCAAGACCTTTGTGTAGGGGTAAGGGCAGTCCGAACCTAGAAAAATAAGTTTAAGACTGCAGAAAAATGTAGAGAAATTCCTCAGTTCATGCTGCGTTATATATGATTATACTATTTTATATTTCTTGTCTTTCCTATCGGCACTGAAATGGTTCTCACTTGGACAatataaaatattgttaaacGGAAGGCGAGTGAAGCATTAACAGATGCGTCTAACATCTTTGGGATGAATCACAGAACAGGTTAATGTAAATGAAATTGCAGTAGTGTCGAGGAATTTGTAGGAAGAAACATTTGTCATGGTATGCAAACATGGAATTATTTCACAATTTTATAGATTGATACCTTCGCTTTAGTATGGGACATGGTATTTAAAGGTTGCAGTGTGGCAGTCAtctgggaagacaggagggagggaggacagagtaggaaaatgaaaaataatgtaaattaaaaaTTAGTTCCATTGCAACTATGGAATAAAAATAGAAATAAAATGGAATGCATACAATCTACAATGGCAGTGACATGAGCATATAAGTTTCAGCCCACATTTATCACATCAAAAATGTCATATATAACAGAAAGAGAAAGCAGCTATAAATTTCGCcgagccgcagcagcagcagcaacaagaagacTCGAGGCAGTCCAAAAGTAGGGCTTGATATCGAGGTGCGTTGTTTGAAATTCATAGAATTGCAAGTGAAAATATGAGGGCTTCTAGAGGTGATTTAGCTATGTGGAAAGATTGGAAACTGATGTTCACAGAGACTCTTCATCCAAATGAAATGTAAGGAGAAAGTGTTAAGAAAAAATGAGAGCAAAAGTAATTGCTCTCATtttttgacgtgctgttggactcCTGTGTGAGAACTACAATATCTGGATAATCAGTGACACTGATTAGCCAGATCTGGGTAACTGAGGTGCGGGGGTTATTCCGGTTCTGTTGTTCATCACTGCAACATGTCTGCGCTCTTCTTGTGGGAATACAAAGCGGGCAtaaatgatggtgtgtgtgttttctACTGTGGATCCTGAAATATGGATATAGTATAAATAAGTAATTACCTTGACGGCGTTGACTGTTGCTAAGCAGTTGCTTCAAAATTTCTGTTTGTTCAGCTAACAGCAACTGGTTCACGATTAAGGAAGAACGAATTTCATTACTTGAATGGGTTTCCAGTTCATTCTTAAAGGCCACCACAGCGctcaagagaaagaggaagaggaggcggTACATAGTGATGGTTTTGATTGTCTGTCGTTGGTTTGAGGATGTGGTGCTGTGCTAGATGGAcgcctctctatctctctgtgcGTGTGGGACAGATATAGCTCTCTGCAGTAAGGGAGAGGAGTGAGGCTGGAAACTGAAAATCTCACGTTATATATACAAAGCAGAGATACCGGAGCTCTGCTGGAGAAATATTTACTCTGACCAACTCTGAAACTAAAGTCGCAGAGTTCGTCAGACTTCGTAGTTTAGCCCCATTTTATACACCATATTAGCGCAACTCAGGCAATATTCCACTTGTTCTTTTCATAAGTGAACTACACTTCAATGAAATAACATCGTATTTCTTCTACTGGCGCACAGTGGAAACTTTAAATGTCAATAAAAATTTAGTATCGTTACAGGTGTTATGACCTGGTCGACCTCTCAGGATGGATTGGTGATATTAATACGGGTAAAAAAAACAGCAATAGCGAGAAAAGAAATATCGGGACAGGCATACGTCCAGGCTCATACATTGGTCCTATAGTGTTTCTGGTAAGTTACATTAAGTATCTACCACTGAATAAACCTCTACATGGCAATATTAGCAAAAATACGCAAATGTAATAAGGAAATACTAATATAGGAAAAGTAGAAGAAAATCTAATAACAATCTAAAAATTCAATTCCTGAAAGtagaaaataatgaaaatagaCACAGAAGAAGCATAAGACTTCAAtctctattttaggtattaaagtattcttgtctgatgGTGGACAGATTTCTGAAGTGATactcaaatggtatacaataccgacagattgatagataagacacataggcaactttatttcgaaacgtttcgcctacacagtaggcttcttcagtcgagtacagaaattaggcaggagcagtagagatgtgaagacgatgtaatcagtccatcacccttgaagtcgtagatttgaggttgtcagtctctctgcctaatttctgtactcgactgaagaagcctactgtgtaggcgaaacgtttcgaaataaagttgtctAAATGCTGCCtaagtgtcttatctaccaaccataTTTCTGAAGGTTTAAATGCGTAGAAGAGCGGACCGGAAGTGATATCCTGTCCCTAAGAGTAATTCCAAGAATCATGACGATAAACCTTGGATACAATGTTACCTTCTAGCAGCCTCCATGAACAGAATTGAATCAAATGACATTACTAATCAGTAACAATAATTTAAGAATGTTCTTTAGAATCTTGAACATATTACAACTTAAATACACAATTTACCTCATACATAAGACAATAAACTTTATCCCCCCTACTGCGAATCACCTCTCAACCACTTCAACACCTATCAACCACTTCAACACCTATCAACCACCTCAACACCtatcaaccacctcaacaacaccgaTCAACCACCTCAACTACACCTATCAACCACCTCAACATCTCTCAACCACCTCAACACCTATCAACCACCTCAGCAACACCTATCAACCACCTCAACATCTCTCAACCACCTCAACACCTATCAACCATCTCAACAACACCTATCAACCACCTCAACACCTATCAACCACCTCAATACCTATCAACCACCTCAACATCTCTCAACCACCTCAACACCtatcaaccacctcaacaataaaTATCAACCACCTCAACATCTATCAACCACCTCAACTACACCTATCAACCACCTCAACATCTCTCAACCACCTCAACACCtatcaaccacctcaacaataaaTATCAACCACCTCAACATCTATCAACCACCTCAACTACACCTATCAACGACCTCAACAACACCtatcaaccacctcaacaacacctatCAACCACCTCAACATCTATCAACCACCTCAACTACACCtatcaaccacctcaacaacacctatcaaccatctcaacaacatctatcaaccacctcaacaacacctatcaaccacctcaacaacacctatcaaccacctcaataacacctatcaaccacctcaacaacacctatcaaccacctcaacaacacctatcaaccacctcaacaacatctATCAACCACCTCAACTACACCtatcaaccacctcaacaacacctatCAACCATCTCAACATCtatcaaccacctcaacaacacctatCAACCACCTCAACACCTATCAACCACCTCAATAACACCTATCAACCACCTCAATAACACCTATCAACCACCTCAACACCTATCAACCACCTCAATAACGCCtatcaaccacctcaacaacacctatcaaccacctcaacaacacttaTGAGCcacctgagaaaagacagagatTCGCAACCAGCCTAAACATACAGTATAATCATAAAAACTGAACAAACTTGAAGctaagttgaagaattagacacatgtgcagcatctgggtatcttcatttgtagacgtttcgctagcCAATTGCTACATCAAGTTGTCTACGTGTTCTGCCAGCAGGTTGATGACTGATATATGTGAAGTGAGTGAAAGTTATTTCTAATACGTTTGTGATAATTAGAGTGCAGTCATCTGTGGAGGCATGGGAGTCACTGCTCAGGGTAAAATAGGTGCTTAAGAGGCGCCTGGGTTTCACTGTCTCCTAATATCTTGTTTATTTTTCACTtacaatctaccttgtctataattactatctcatttgctttgtctgctttcgtaaggtgaagtctagaatCTTTCTTTAGTTCATGATGTAACTTAAGAAATCttcgaggacaattgtgttgtatagGTCTGAGCAAGCACAGACCTTCGCgcttcccttcctcttcctcctttctccTATAACTAcactctttctctcccctcctccatcgtttccctccctcctcaccctctcCTTATGCAAATCACCACTGGCAGTATCCCAGGCTCATCAGGAGCTTATTAGGTGTGACGTCACGGCTTCGCAGAGCTGTTTAAATGCCTTTCAGAGATGCTACAGTTGTCAAGGGGTTAATGAGTACATATTAATCCCATCTTAGTGGGCGAAGCTGTGGGGGACAGTACCACGACGGACATTGTAGGGGACAGTACCCAGAGGGAACTGTAGGGAACGGTAACTAAGTACATTAGTACGTTTCCCAAC
Above is a genomic segment from Cherax quadricarinatus isolate ZL_2023a chromosome 10, ASM3850222v1, whole genome shotgun sequence containing:
- the LOC138852495 gene encoding CD209 antigen-like protein E, with the protein product MYRLLFLFLLSAVVAFKNELETHSSNEIRSSLIVNQLLLAEQTEILKQLLSNSQRRQGSDCPYPYTKVLDQCFYLSKLKRPYGKARQYCKEMMGDMATRKHLYALAAFAVDKNVYHHVFMGIRDEMKNGEFSWIDGTPVSSSDWAPGEPNRRGVEMCASMHPSYQPPLFDIPCHSHLFFICQYNQSQ